A stretch of the Halomonas sp. CH40 genome encodes the following:
- a CDS encoding ATP-binding cassette domain-containing protein produces the protein MTLLRLEQLQLAYGTQVLLDRADLTVEKGERLALVGRNGTGKSTLLKLVAGDIKPDDGTIWRAPGLKIGVLSQELPESSGMTIFDMVAQGLPEAGDLLSEYHHLINDPDPDMNRMAVLQTRIEAIDGWSFHQRIDVVLTRLGLPPEAEMSALSGGWRRRVALARALVAEPDLLLLDEPTNHLDLDTIAWLEEQLLAFNGAVLLITHDRAFLSKLATHILELDRGKLGRYPGKYAEYQERKQHELEVEARENALFDKKLAQEEAWIRQGVKARRTRNEGRVRELEQMRMERSQRRERQGTANLSVDSGERTGKRVVKLKGVTQRFGDEVILRDVNLEVMRGDRIGFLGRNGAGKTTLLKILLGELAPTEGSVQLGTNLQVAYFDQLRAGLELNKTVYDNVAQGSDRVSVGGKDRHVMSYLQDFLFTPDRVRQPVKALSGGESNRLLLAKLFTQPANVLVLDEPTNDLDMETLELLEELLLDFDGTLLLVSHDRTFMDNVVTSMLAFEGQGCVREYVGGYTDWIRQGGKLPPAPWDGAARQHTEPTSEVAEKAQDKPAAEPARKTVKLSYKLQRELDGLPADIERLEGEIETLEQEVGDPAFYQQDASVVTARLQALENVQQSLEAAMERWMELEAMANGEQ, from the coding sequence GTGACCTTGTTACGACTTGAACAGCTGCAACTCGCTTACGGCACCCAAGTATTGCTTGACCGCGCTGACCTGACGGTCGAAAAAGGCGAGCGGCTGGCGCTGGTCGGGCGCAACGGCACCGGTAAATCAACGCTTTTAAAGCTGGTGGCTGGCGATATCAAACCCGATGATGGCACCATCTGGCGTGCGCCTGGGCTGAAAATTGGTGTTCTGTCTCAGGAGTTGCCGGAGTCTTCCGGTATGACCATCTTCGATATGGTTGCCCAGGGGCTGCCTGAAGCCGGTGACTTGCTTTCCGAGTATCACCATCTGATCAACGATCCTGACCCTGACATGAACCGCATGGCGGTGTTGCAAACCCGGATCGAGGCGATTGATGGCTGGTCATTCCATCAGCGTATTGATGTGGTGCTTACTCGCCTGGGGTTGCCACCTGAAGCTGAAATGAGTGCGCTTTCCGGCGGCTGGCGGCGGCGCGTAGCCCTGGCGCGGGCCCTGGTGGCCGAGCCTGATCTGCTGTTGCTGGACGAGCCGACCAACCACCTGGATCTTGACACCATCGCCTGGCTGGAAGAGCAGTTGCTGGCGTTTAATGGCGCTGTGCTACTGATTACCCACGACCGTGCCTTCCTGTCCAAACTGGCCACCCATATTCTCGAACTGGATCGTGGCAAGCTGGGCCGCTACCCCGGGAAATACGCTGAATACCAGGAACGCAAGCAGCACGAACTGGAAGTCGAAGCGCGTGAGAATGCGCTTTTTGACAAAAAGCTGGCCCAGGAGGAAGCCTGGATTCGTCAAGGCGTCAAGGCACGTCGTACCCGTAATGAAGGCCGTGTACGCGAGCTTGAGCAGATGCGCATGGAGCGCAGCCAGCGTCGCGAACGTCAGGGCACGGCCAATCTGTCGGTGGATAGCGGCGAGCGTACCGGTAAGCGGGTCGTCAAGCTGAAAGGCGTGACCCAACGCTTTGGTGATGAGGTCATCCTGCGCGATGTCAATCTGGAAGTCATGCGCGGCGACCGGATTGGTTTTCTGGGCCGTAACGGCGCCGGTAAGACAACCTTGCTTAAAATTCTGCTGGGAGAGTTGGCTCCCACAGAAGGCAGCGTACAGCTGGGTACTAACCTGCAGGTAGCCTATTTCGACCAGCTGCGTGCCGGGCTTGAGTTGAACAAAACCGTCTATGATAACGTGGCCCAAGGCAGCGACCGTGTCAGCGTAGGGGGCAAGGATCGCCATGTCATGAGCTATCTGCAGGACTTCCTGTTTACGCCTGATCGGGTGCGTCAGCCGGTCAAGGCGCTGTCTGGCGGTGAATCCAATCGTCTTCTGCTGGCCAAACTGTTTACCCAGCCTGCCAATGTTCTGGTTCTTGATGAGCCGACCAACGATCTGGATATGGAAACCCTGGAGCTGCTTGAAGAGCTGCTACTGGATTTCGACGGAACCCTGTTGCTGGTCTCTCACGACCGTACCTTTATGGATAACGTTGTCACCAGTATGTTGGCGTTTGAAGGTCAAGGCTGCGTGCGTGAGTATGTGGGCGGCTATACCGACTGGATTCGTCAGGGTGGCAAGTTGCCCCCGGCGCCGTGGGACGGTGCGGCTCGTCAACACACCGAGCCAACCAGCGAGGTGGCCGAGAAAGCTCAGGATAAACCGGCGGCCGAGCCTGCGCGTAAAACCGTCAAACTTTCCTACAAGTTGCAGCGTGAACTGGATGGGTTGCCGGCCGATATCGAGCGCCTTGAAGGCGAAATAGAAACCTTGGAGCAGGAGGTGGGTGATCCAGCGTTTTACCAGCAGGACGCCAGTGTCGTCACGGCCAGGCTGCAGGCGCTGGAAAACGTCCAGCAATCATTGGAAGCCGCCATGGAGCGTTGGATGGAGCTTGAAGCGATGGCTAACGGTGAGCAGTAA
- a CDS encoding universal stress protein, with the protein MSYHHILVAVDLTKDSHKVLERAVAIAERNNDAKISIMHTLEPLGFAYGGDIPMDLTSIQDQLDDHAKKRLAEIAETHIPSEDQHVLVGMPDTEIHRFAQEHDVDLIVVGSHGRHGFALLLGSTSTGVLHGAQCDVLAVRVGKKGEESAE; encoded by the coding sequence ATGAGCTACCATCATATTCTGGTCGCGGTGGATTTGACCAAAGATTCCCATAAAGTCCTTGAACGCGCCGTGGCGATTGCCGAACGTAACAATGACGCCAAGATCTCCATCATGCATACCCTGGAGCCCCTCGGTTTTGCCTATGGCGGCGATATTCCCATGGATCTCACCAGCATTCAGGATCAATTGGATGATCACGCCAAAAAGCGCCTGGCAGAAATTGCCGAAACGCATATTCCCAGCGAAGACCAGCACGTGCTGGTGGGCATGCCGGATACTGAAATCCATCGTTTTGCCCAGGAACACGACGTGGACCTGATTGTCGTTGGCTCCCATGGCCGTCATGGTTTCGCATTGTTGCTGGGTTCTACATCAACTGGTGTACTGCACGGCGCTCAGTGCGATGTACTTGCTGTGCGCGTTGGTAAGAAAGGCGAAGAAAGCGCCGAGTAA
- a CDS encoding preprotein translocase subunit YajC, with product MEWFFIIIVVMLVAAPVMWLKPSPRQQRQALLRNSVRKQGVDVKMAVPPLHDVKQAMPGYQWRYPQQAPGPDFLLVRDSDASDALTPYHAGWRWRIAPLRAWPEPADSVLKALLERLPQDALVLESSESSLTLWWWESQNAERFSSYIEDFVTLRDCLKGHADRPKKQHKASALTHGRDDVSAS from the coding sequence ATGGAATGGTTTTTTATTATTATCGTGGTGATGCTTGTGGCGGCACCGGTGATGTGGCTGAAGCCTAGCCCGCGTCAGCAGCGTCAGGCGTTGCTGCGCAACAGTGTGCGCAAGCAGGGCGTTGATGTGAAAATGGCTGTGCCGCCGCTGCATGATGTCAAACAGGCAATGCCTGGTTACCAATGGCGTTACCCGCAGCAAGCCCCCGGGCCGGATTTTCTTCTCGTCCGAGACAGCGATGCCAGTGATGCCCTGACCCCCTACCATGCAGGCTGGCGCTGGCGGATAGCACCGTTACGCGCCTGGCCGGAACCGGCGGATAGCGTTCTCAAGGCCTTACTGGAGCGTTTGCCCCAGGATGCCTTGGTGCTGGAGTCCAGCGAATCCTCACTGACCTTATGGTGGTGGGAGTCGCAGAATGCCGAACGCTTTTCCAGCTATATCGAAGATTTTGTCACGCTGCGTGATTGCCTGAAAGGCCACGCGGACCGCCCGAAAAAACAGCATAAAGCATCGGCCTTGACTCATGGCAGGGACGACGTCTCTGCCTCCTGA
- the slyA gene encoding transcriptional regulator SlyA has translation MASTIGFRIARLPHLWRSIIDRRLAPLGLTQTRWVTLYHLWRMGNGQTQCELARNIGVEAPSLVRTLSQLESQGLITRQACGNDRRAKRIYLTDEALPLLEQIDAIASKARQEMLAGLSDQQIQQLEDWLAHIEANGLAIQAQDQEAETSSLP, from the coding sequence ATGGCGTCTACTATTGGCTTCCGCATTGCCCGACTCCCACATTTATGGCGCTCGATCATTGATCGTCGTCTGGCGCCGCTAGGCCTCACTCAGACCCGCTGGGTCACCTTGTACCACCTCTGGCGCATGGGAAATGGGCAAACCCAATGCGAGCTTGCGCGTAATATCGGCGTTGAAGCACCTTCGCTGGTACGCACGCTGAGTCAGTTGGAATCCCAGGGGCTGATTACACGCCAGGCCTGTGGCAATGATCGGCGGGCCAAACGTATCTATCTGACCGATGAAGCATTGCCTCTGCTTGAACAGATTGATGCGATTGCCTCAAAGGCCCGTCAGGAAATGCTTGCTGGCTTAAGTGACCAGCAAATACAACAGCTTGAGGACTGGCTTGCGCATATCGAGGCTAACGGCCTGGCGATTCAGGCACAGGATCAGGAGGCAGAGACGTCGTCCCTGCCATGA
- the fadB gene encoding fatty acid oxidation complex subunit alpha FadB, translating into MIYQGNAISVARSDDDIATLTFDLQGESVNKLSSAVIKELGEAVQALNAEHGLNGLIIASGKEAFIVGADITEFHQLFDKGQDYLVEMNLKVHEIFNAIEDLPFPTVTAINGLALGGGCEVLLTTDFRVMSEKAKIGLPETKLGIIPGWGGCVRLPRMIGADNAIEWIAGGTENRADAALKVGAVDAVVPQDDLLDAAADILHRANAGELDIEARRNEKKSALKLNAIEQMMVFETAKGYVAGKAGPHYPAPIEAIKVIQKGAGEERERAQQIEANTFARMALTDVAFNLVGLFMNDQLVKKKGSGYEKQSQPVKQTAVLGAGIMGGGIAYQSASKGTPILMKDIKDDAIELGLKEARKLFAKQVDRKKLSVDQMAARLSNIRPTLSYGDFGNVDLVVEAVVENPKVKDAVLTEVEDKVSDSTILTSNTSTISINRLAKNLKRPENFCGMHFFNPVHRMPLVEVIRGEKTSDAAVAATVAYARAMGKTPIVVNDCPGFLVNRVLFPYFGGFSFLMEQGADFQRVDKVMEKFGWPMGPAYLLDVVGLDTAVHANEVMAEGFPDRMARETKTAIQVMFDNDRLGQKNAKGFYTYEEDKKGKPVKVSDEQAHSLVSSVVKETKEFSDDDIIARMMVPLCLETVRCLEDGIVDSAAEADMALIYGIGFPPFRGGALRYIDAMGVAEFVAQADALAEELGALYAPTPKLREMARDHSRFYPANA; encoded by the coding sequence ATGATCTATCAAGGTAATGCCATTTCGGTGGCGCGCAGCGATGACGATATCGCAACCCTCACTTTTGACCTGCAGGGTGAATCTGTCAACAAGCTTTCCAGCGCGGTGATCAAAGAGCTTGGTGAGGCCGTCCAGGCCCTGAATGCCGAGCATGGCCTGAATGGCCTGATTATCGCCAGCGGGAAAGAGGCATTTATTGTCGGCGCGGATATTACCGAGTTTCATCAGCTCTTCGATAAAGGCCAGGATTATCTTGTTGAGATGAACCTCAAGGTGCATGAAATTTTTAATGCCATCGAAGATCTGCCTTTCCCCACTGTCACGGCTATCAATGGGCTAGCGCTGGGCGGTGGCTGTGAAGTGCTGCTGACCACCGATTTTCGCGTGATGAGCGAAAAAGCCAAGATTGGTCTGCCGGAAACCAAGCTGGGGATTATTCCCGGCTGGGGTGGCTGTGTGCGCCTGCCACGCATGATAGGCGCAGATAATGCCATTGAATGGATCGCCGGAGGAACGGAAAACCGGGCCGATGCCGCTTTAAAAGTCGGTGCCGTTGATGCGGTAGTGCCGCAGGACGACCTGCTGGATGCCGCCGCTGATATTCTGCACCGCGCCAATGCCGGTGAGCTGGATATTGAAGCACGTCGTAATGAAAAGAAATCAGCGCTGAAACTCAATGCCATTGAACAGATGATGGTGTTTGAAACGGCCAAAGGTTACGTTGCAGGTAAGGCGGGGCCGCATTATCCGGCACCGATTGAAGCCATCAAGGTGATCCAGAAAGGCGCCGGTGAAGAGCGCGAACGTGCTCAGCAGATTGAAGCCAACACCTTTGCGCGCATGGCCCTGACGGATGTGGCCTTTAACCTTGTTGGCCTGTTCATGAATGACCAGCTGGTCAAGAAAAAGGGCAGCGGTTACGAAAAGCAGTCTCAACCGGTTAAGCAGACTGCCGTGCTGGGCGCCGGCATCATGGGGGGCGGTATTGCCTATCAAAGTGCCTCCAAGGGCACCCCCATCCTGATGAAGGATATCAAAGACGATGCCATTGAGCTGGGCCTTAAGGAGGCGCGCAAGCTGTTTGCCAAACAGGTTGACCGCAAGAAACTCAGCGTTGACCAGATGGCAGCTCGGCTTTCCAATATTCGCCCCACGCTTTCCTATGGTGATTTTGGCAACGTTGATCTGGTGGTCGAAGCCGTGGTTGAAAACCCCAAGGTGAAAGACGCCGTTCTGACTGAGGTAGAAGACAAGGTCAGCGACAGCACCATCCTGACCTCCAACACGTCAACGATTTCGATTAACCGTCTGGCGAAAAACCTTAAGCGCCCGGAAAATTTCTGCGGCATGCACTTTTTTAACCCGGTACATCGTATGCCGCTGGTGGAAGTCATCCGCGGTGAAAAGACCTCGGACGCCGCCGTTGCCGCGACCGTTGCCTATGCCCGTGCCATGGGCAAGACGCCGATTGTAGTCAACGATTGCCCGGGCTTTCTGGTCAACCGTGTGCTGTTTCCCTACTTTGGCGGTTTCAGCTTCCTGATGGAGCAAGGCGCTGATTTCCAGCGAGTCGATAAGGTCATGGAAAAATTCGGCTGGCCGATGGGGCCTGCCTATCTGCTGGATGTGGTCGGGCTGGATACCGCCGTGCATGCCAATGAAGTGATGGCCGAGGGTTTCCCGGATCGTATGGCGCGTGAGACGAAAACGGCCATTCAGGTGATGTTTGACAATGACCGCCTGGGGCAGAAAAACGCCAAGGGTTTTTACACTTATGAAGAAGACAAGAAAGGTAAACCCGTCAAGGTAAGCGATGAGCAGGCGCATTCGCTGGTCAGCAGCGTGGTCAAGGAAACCAAGGAGTTTTCCGATGACGATATTATCGCCCGCATGATGGTGCCGCTATGCCTTGAAACGGTGCGCTGCCTGGAAGATGGCATTGTTGATTCTGCCGCAGAGGCAGATATGGCCTTGATCTATGGGATTGGTTTCCCGCCTTTCCGTGGGGGCGCGCTGCGCTATATCGATGCCATGGGTGTCGCTGAGTTTGTCGCCCAGGCGGATGCGCTGGCCGAGGAGCTGGGCGCACTCTATGCCCCGACCCCGAAACTACGTGAAATGGCGCGTGATCATTCACGTTTTTATCCCGCTAACGCCTGA
- the fadA gene encoding acetyl-CoA C-acyltransferase FadA, with translation MSLNPRDIVVVDATRTAMAKAKQGAFRHVRAENLSAAVMQSLFDRNPNLDPSEVDDVIWGCVNQTLEQAMNIARNAAIMTGIPRSVPAQTVNRLCGSSMSALHIAAANIKAGMGDFFIIGGVEHMEHVPMTHGVDVNPAASKHAAKAAMMMGLTAELLGKMHGISREDQDKFGVRSHQRAQAAMENGYFANEIVGVEGHDAKGFKVLVKNDEVIRPESTLESMAALKPVFDPRSGTVTAGTSSALSVGASAMAVMSYERAQALGLTPMARVLSTGVAGCDASIMGYGPVPASKKALKAAGLKADDIDTVELNEAFAAQGLPVLKDLGFLDAMDEKVNLHGGAIALGHPLGCSGSRICTTLLNVMNQQDTSLGLATMCIGMGQGVATVFERLK, from the coding sequence ATGAGTTTGAACCCGAGAGATATCGTGGTGGTTGATGCAACCCGTACCGCCATGGCTAAAGCCAAGCAGGGTGCCTTTCGCCATGTTCGTGCTGAAAACCTGTCGGCCGCTGTCATGCAGTCACTGTTTGATCGCAACCCCAACCTTGATCCGTCAGAAGTGGATGATGTGATCTGGGGGTGTGTCAACCAGACCCTGGAACAGGCCATGAACATCGCCCGCAACGCGGCGATCATGACCGGCATTCCCCGCTCTGTGCCTGCGCAGACGGTCAATCGGCTGTGTGGATCCTCCATGAGCGCCCTGCATATTGCAGCGGCGAACATCAAGGCGGGTATGGGAGACTTCTTTATTATCGGCGGCGTTGAGCACATGGAGCATGTGCCCATGACCCACGGCGTGGATGTTAACCCGGCTGCCAGCAAACATGCGGCCAAGGCCGCCATGATGATGGGCCTGACGGCAGAACTGCTGGGCAAGATGCACGGCATTAGTCGCGAAGATCAGGACAAGTTTGGCGTGCGTTCCCACCAGCGCGCTCAGGCGGCGATGGAAAACGGCTACTTTGCTAACGAAATTGTTGGTGTGGAAGGGCATGATGCCAAGGGCTTCAAGGTGCTGGTGAAAAACGACGAAGTGATTCGCCCGGAAAGCACTCTGGAATCCATGGCGGCTCTGAAGCCGGTGTTTGATCCGCGCAGCGGCACCGTGACCGCTGGCACCTCATCGGCCCTTTCGGTCGGGGCTTCTGCCATGGCGGTAATGAGCTATGAGCGTGCCCAAGCATTGGGCCTGACACCCATGGCCAGGGTTCTGTCAACCGGTGTAGCTGGTTGCGATGCGTCTATCATGGGCTATGGCCCGGTGCCTGCTTCCAAAAAGGCGCTTAAAGCGGCTGGGCTTAAAGCAGACGATATCGACACCGTTGAGCTTAATGAAGCCTTTGCAGCCCAAGGCCTACCCGTATTGAAAGATCTTGGCTTCCTCGATGCCATGGATGAAAAGGTCAACCTGCACGGTGGCGCGATTGCCCTGGGGCACCCCTTGGGCTGTTCGGGCTCACGTATCTGCACCACCTTGCTGAACGTGATGAATCAGCAGGACACGTCACTTGGCCTGGCCACCATGTGTATTGGTATGGGGCAGGGCGTCGCTACGGTGTTTGAACGCCTGAAATAA
- a CDS encoding IclR family transcriptional regulator produces the protein MAKHSSKENDYTVPALYRGLRILELFDSQHRVLTTQEFADALDVTTASIYRIVSTLTEMHYLEKVAKNTYQLGPQVISQGFSYLASRDIVDIVMPHLNNLRNQVSMSCHLSVREGREAVYIYRSFASQRLSVNIPVGTRIACHSCAMGRVLLTALDEAELDALYQHVRLDGYPAPAPRTLPELKQTVIQDRANGWVMHRSDYATAIATGLKDYQGNIVAAINISGPDALMSSDDHISALKGQLLDTAERISFELGC, from the coding sequence ATGGCGAAACATTCCAGCAAAGAGAACGACTATACGGTTCCCGCCCTCTATCGCGGTCTTAGAATTCTTGAGCTGTTCGACAGCCAGCATCGGGTTCTGACGACCCAGGAGTTTGCTGACGCTCTTGATGTCACTACAGCCTCCATCTACCGCATCGTGTCGACTCTGACCGAGATGCATTATCTTGAAAAGGTCGCCAAGAACACCTATCAGCTGGGCCCTCAGGTAATCTCCCAGGGCTTTAGCTACCTGGCCAGTCGGGATATTGTCGATATCGTCATGCCGCACCTGAATAACCTGCGCAATCAGGTATCAATGTCCTGCCATCTCAGTGTGCGCGAGGGCCGTGAAGCGGTGTATATCTACCGCTCCTTTGCGTCTCAGCGGCTATCGGTGAACATCCCGGTGGGTACCCGCATTGCCTGCCATAGCTGCGCCATGGGGCGAGTGCTGCTTACCGCCCTAGACGAAGCGGAGTTGGATGCGCTCTATCAACACGTACGTCTGGACGGCTATCCGGCGCCAGCACCCCGCACCCTGCCTGAACTCAAACAGACGGTTATCCAGGATAGAGCCAACGGCTGGGTGATGCACCGCTCTGACTATGCCACCGCCATTGCCACCGGGCTGAAGGACTATCAAGGGAATATCGTCGCCGCGATCAATATTTCAGGCCCTGACGCCCTGATGAGTAGCGATGACCACATCAGCGCGCTCAAGGGACAATTGCTCGATACTGCAGAGCGTATTTCCTTTGAACTGGGTTGTTAA